Proteins from a genomic interval of Halomonas alkaliantarctica:
- a CDS encoding ABC transporter ATP-binding protein, giving the protein MNIAEAQAPVENTQSLEMLRVQDLHAFYGESHILHGVNFDVKRGELVTLLGRNGAGRSTTLKSIMNMVGRRTGSIVINGNETLRMKPHHIPRLGVGYCPEERGIFASLDVHENLLLPPTVRSGGMSLDEIYAMFPNLYERRRSQGTRLSGGEQQMLAMARILRTGARMLLLDEITEGLAPVIVQKLAEVLVQLKERGMTIVLVEQNFRFAAPLADRHFVMDHGQIVEEISAAQLPSRREHLNSMLGV; this is encoded by the coding sequence ATGAATATCGCTGAAGCCCAAGCGCCGGTTGAAAACACGCAAAGCCTGGAAATGCTGCGGGTGCAGGATCTACACGCCTTTTATGGCGAGTCGCACATCCTGCACGGCGTCAATTTTGATGTGAAGCGTGGCGAGCTGGTAACGCTGCTGGGGCGCAACGGCGCCGGGCGTAGCACTACATTGAAATCGATAATGAACATGGTGGGGCGCAGAACGGGTTCTATTGTGATTAACGGTAATGAAACACTGCGCATGAAGCCGCACCATATTCCGCGTCTAGGGGTGGGTTACTGCCCGGAAGAGCGCGGTATTTTTGCCAGCTTGGATGTGCATGAAAATCTCTTGTTGCCGCCAACGGTTCGCTCCGGCGGTATGAGTCTCGACGAAATCTACGCCATGTTTCCAAACCTCTATGAGCGGCGTAGAAGCCAGGGCACGCGGCTTTCCGGAGGGGAGCAGCAGATGCTAGCCATGGCGCGTATCTTGCGCACAGGAGCGCGAATGCTGCTGCTCGATGAAATCACTGAGGGGCTTGCCCCCGTCATTGTGCAGAAACTTGCCGAAGTGCTGGTTCAACTAAAAGAGCGCGGTATGACCATCGTGCTTGTGGAGCAGAACTTTCGCTTTGCGGCGCCGCTTGCGGATCGCCACTTCGTGATGGATCACGGTCAGATAGTCGAAGAAATCAGCGCCGCGCAGCTACCATCGCGCCGGGAACACCTCAACTCAATGCTAGGGGTATAG
- the mmsB gene encoding 3-hydroxyisobutyrate dehydrogenase: MKMTTVAFIGLGNMGGPMAANLAKAGFNVRAFDLSEEALETAKSNGCEVAFSAQEAATGADYVISMLPAGKHVRGLYVEGDTPLFEVIKKSALVIDCSTIDADTARSVAAEGEKLGIGFVDAPVSGGVGGAQAGTLTFIVGGSEAQFEQARLVLDVMGKNIFHAGDHGAGQVAKVCNNMLLSILMAGTCEAINMGVKNGLDPAVLSEIMKQSSGGNWALNVYNPYPGVMENAPASKDYQGGFQVDLMIKDLGLAMDVSQQSASAVPMGSAARSLFTLHKAKGNGKLDFSSLMQFYQDKEG; this comes from the coding sequence ATAAAGATGACGACTGTAGCTTTTATCGGTTTAGGTAATATGGGTGGCCCAATGGCCGCCAACTTAGCAAAAGCGGGTTTTAACGTTCGCGCCTTTGATCTTTCTGAAGAGGCACTGGAGACCGCCAAATCCAATGGCTGCGAAGTGGCTTTTTCCGCCCAAGAAGCCGCCACCGGTGCGGATTATGTCATCTCCATGTTACCAGCAGGTAAGCACGTGCGCGGGCTCTACGTAGAGGGTGATACACCGCTTTTTGAAGTGATCAAAAAAAGTGCGTTGGTGATCGACTGCTCCACCATTGATGCCGACACCGCGCGTAGCGTTGCCGCTGAAGGCGAGAAGCTGGGTATCGGCTTCGTGGATGCACCGGTTTCCGGCGGGGTTGGCGGCGCCCAGGCGGGCACGCTGACGTTTATCGTCGGCGGCTCAGAAGCCCAGTTCGAACAGGCCAGGCTGGTGCTGGACGTAATGGGCAAAAATATCTTTCACGCCGGTGACCACGGCGCGGGGCAGGTAGCCAAGGTATGCAACAACATGCTGCTGTCTATTTTGATGGCGGGCACCTGCGAAGCGATCAATATGGGCGTCAAAAATGGCCTGGACCCCGCGGTGCTGTCTGAAATCATGAAGCAGAGCTCCGGCGGTAACTGGGCGTTGAATGTGTACAACCCCTACCCAGGCGTAATGGAAAATGCACCGGCCTCCAAAGATTATCAGGGTGGTTTCCAAGTCGACCTGATGATCAAAGACCTTGGCCTTGCCATGGATGTCAGCCAGCAAAGCGCCTCCGCGGTACCCATGGGCTCAGCCGCTCGCTCACTGTTCACCCTGCATAAAGCCAAAGGCAACGGTAAACTCGACTTCTCAAGCCTGATGCAATTTTACCAGGATAAAGAGGGTTAG
- a CDS encoding ABC transporter ATP-binding protein: MSANDVLQGPVLETRGLTKEFRGFTAVDDVNLQVQEGHIHALIGPNGAGKTTVFNLLTKFLPPTHGDILYRGKSITSKKSNEIAQLGLVRSFQISAVFAHMTALENVRVALQRKLGTSFHFWKSEKSLDHLNERALELLEEVGLREYADTLTVEMPYGRKRALELATTLALDPTMMLLDEPTQGMGAEDVDRIVALIKRVSQGRTVLMVEHNLSVVSRLCDRITVLARGAVLAEGDYDAVSRNPLVREAYMGSDAAEEDGSEKEGAAV, encoded by the coding sequence ATGAGTGCAAACGATGTCCTTCAGGGACCTGTCCTCGAAACCCGAGGGCTGACCAAAGAGTTTCGCGGCTTTACTGCTGTGGACGACGTCAATCTTCAGGTACAGGAAGGGCACATTCACGCACTGATTGGCCCCAATGGCGCTGGTAAAACCACGGTGTTTAATCTGCTGACCAAGTTTTTGCCGCCTACCCATGGCGACATTTTGTACCGCGGCAAGTCGATTACCAGTAAAAAATCCAACGAAATTGCCCAGTTAGGATTAGTGCGCTCATTTCAGATTTCTGCCGTCTTTGCTCATATGACGGCGTTGGAGAATGTGCGGGTAGCGCTACAGCGAAAACTGGGCACCTCGTTTCATTTCTGGAAGTCAGAGAAATCCCTGGACCACCTCAATGAGCGTGCGCTTGAACTACTGGAAGAAGTGGGGCTGCGTGAGTACGCCGATACGCTAACGGTAGAGATGCCCTACGGGCGTAAACGAGCGCTTGAACTGGCCACCACGCTAGCGCTTGATCCCACCATGATGCTGCTGGATGAGCCTACTCAAGGTATGGGCGCGGAAGACGTTGACCGCATCGTGGCGCTGATTAAGCGCGTATCCCAAGGACGTACTGTATTAATGGTGGAGCATAACCTAAGCGTTGTTAGCCGCCTGTGTGATCGCATCACCGTGTTGGCGCGAGGCGCTGTCTTGGCCGAGGGCGATTACGATGCTGTCTCTCGGAACCCATTGGTACGCGAAGCCTATATGGGCAGCGACGCCGCGGAAGAGGATGGTTCTGAAAAAGAGGGAGCTGCCGTATGA
- a CDS encoding O-methyltransferase, translated as MSEPLQKLLTELEHFGQQNDAAISERPRRVLNITRDTGEFLSVLVQATNAQRVLEIGTSNGYSTLLLAQAAQLIGGHVTTVELSEYKLEMAAWNFERSGLSDVITQHRGEAGGLLERLDDACFDLVFLDSKRSDYVHWWPNIQRVLRVGGLLVVDNATSHADEMAAFIALVSDDPNFTTCTVPVGNGEFLATRAGD; from the coding sequence GTGAGTGAACCCCTTCAAAAGCTGCTGACGGAACTGGAGCACTTTGGCCAACAAAACGATGCCGCCATTTCTGAACGCCCACGAAGAGTGCTGAATATCACCCGTGATACGGGGGAGTTTCTATCGGTGCTTGTTCAAGCAACCAACGCGCAGCGAGTGCTGGAAATTGGCACCTCGAACGGCTACTCCACCTTGTTGCTAGCCCAGGCGGCGCAGTTGATTGGTGGGCACGTTACTACGGTTGAACTTTCCGAATACAAGCTTGAGATGGCCGCGTGGAATTTTGAGCGCTCGGGCCTCTCTGATGTCATCACCCAGCATCGAGGGGAGGCGGGTGGTCTGCTTGAGAGGCTGGACGACGCCTGTTTTGATCTGGTCTTTTTAGACTCGAAACGCTCTGATTATGTGCACTGGTGGCCGAATATCCAGCGCGTTTTACGGGTAGGCGGGCTTCTTGTGGTGGATAACGCCACTTCCCATGCGGATGAAATGGCTGCCTTTATAGCGCTGGTATCGGACGATCCCAATTTCACCACCTGCACCGTTCCCGTCGGTAATGGCGAGTTTCTAGCAACGCGAGCCGGGGATTGA
- a CDS encoding acyl-CoA dehydrogenase family protein yields MNFELNEDQVAFADMARAFAQNELEPHAAEWDQTSFFPVDVIRKAGELGFCSLYAPESVGGLGLSRLDASIIFEQLSMGCTSTTAYLTIHNMVTWMLADFGTPEAVEQWGARLATGELLGSYCLTEPNSGSDAASLKTTAKRDGDDYVINGSKMFISGAGSTDFLVVMARTGGEGASGVSAFAVDAKSDGISYGRKEEKMGWNSQPTRMITFEDVRVPANHLLGNEGDGFKIAMKGLDGGRINIATCSIGTAQQAINKAREYMLERKQFGKRLAEFQALQFRLADMVTELVAARQLVRMAATKLDAGHADAPTYCAMAKRFATDVGFKVCDEALQLYGGNGYIKEYPMERYVRDTRVHRILEGTNEIMRLIISRRVLADGATEL; encoded by the coding sequence ATGAATTTTGAGCTCAATGAAGACCAAGTCGCCTTTGCCGATATGGCGCGGGCGTTTGCCCAAAATGAGCTAGAGCCCCACGCCGCCGAGTGGGATCAAACCTCGTTTTTCCCTGTGGATGTGATTCGCAAAGCGGGTGAACTGGGCTTCTGTTCGCTTTATGCGCCGGAAAGCGTGGGCGGGTTGGGTCTTTCGCGGTTGGATGCCAGCATCATTTTCGAGCAGCTCTCCATGGGCTGCACCTCTACTACCGCCTATCTGACCATTCACAACATGGTCACCTGGATGCTGGCAGACTTTGGCACGCCGGAAGCGGTAGAGCAGTGGGGCGCAAGATTGGCCACCGGCGAGCTGCTGGGCTCTTACTGTTTAACCGAACCCAACTCGGGCTCTGATGCCGCCTCGCTTAAAACCACCGCCAAGCGCGATGGCGACGACTATGTCATCAATGGCAGCAAAATGTTTATATCCGGCGCTGGCAGCACCGATTTTCTGGTGGTAATGGCGCGCACTGGTGGAGAGGGTGCCAGCGGCGTCTCGGCGTTTGCAGTGGATGCCAAGAGTGACGGTATCAGCTACGGGCGTAAGGAAGAGAAGATGGGCTGGAACAGTCAGCCAACCCGCATGATCACCTTTGAAGACGTTCGGGTACCCGCCAATCATCTATTAGGCAACGAGGGCGACGGTTTTAAAATCGCCATGAAGGGCCTCGACGGTGGGCGGATCAACATTGCTACCTGCTCTATCGGCACCGCCCAACAGGCGATCAACAAAGCGCGCGAATATATGCTCGAGCGTAAACAGTTTGGTAAACGCTTAGCCGAGTTTCAGGCGCTGCAATTCCGCTTGGCCGATATGGTCACCGAGTTGGTCGCTGCACGGCAGCTGGTGCGTATGGCCGCAACCAAGCTGGATGCAGGCCACGCCGACGCACCCACCTACTGTGCCATGGCCAAACGCTTTGCAACCGATGTGGGCTTCAAGGTGTGCGACGAAGCGCTTCAACTTTACGGCGGCAACGGCTATATCAAGGAGTACCCCATGGAGCGCTATGTGCGCGATACCCGGGTACACCGGATACTGGAAGGTACCAATGAAATCATGCGGCTGATCATCTCCCGCCGGGTACTGGCAGATGGCGCCACCGAGCTGTAA
- a CDS encoding ABC transporter substrate-binding protein: protein MTFMKKTLTASIAVAAASSLAISTAQADMSDGEVRIGYLADMSGTYRDLAGPGGLTAMEMAVADFGGSVNGAPIVISSADDRNSADVGANTVRGWIDQDNVDMVGGLVASSVSIAVTNVLEENNGLGIVSGSAASSITNEHCTPNHIHWVYDTYPLANGTAKAVVDQGGDSWFMLTADYAFGHALEADVTSVVEANGGEIVGGVRHPFPTNDFSSYILQAQGSGAKIVGLANAGADTVNAITTASQFGLTQSGQQLAGLLIFLNDVHALGLEATQNLLLTTGWYWDMDEQSREWAQRYFDEVGRMPTMVQAGIYSSTMHYLKAVEAAGTDDPETVRAQMAEMPIEDFFARNGSIREDGRMIHDMYLAQVKTPDESTGEWDLYEILSTIPAEEAYRPLSESQCKLVQN from the coding sequence ATGACCTTTATGAAAAAAACGCTGACTGCCAGTATCGCCGTTGCGGCAGCTTCAAGCCTCGCTATTTCCACCGCCCAGGCGGATATGAGCGATGGTGAAGTCCGCATTGGTTACCTGGCCGATATGTCCGGTACTTATCGCGACCTCGCTGGCCCAGGCGGCTTGACCGCCATGGAGATGGCGGTAGCCGATTTTGGCGGCAGCGTAAATGGCGCGCCCATCGTTATTTCCAGTGCGGATGATCGCAATAGCGCTGACGTCGGCGCTAATACCGTGCGGGGCTGGATCGACCAGGACAACGTCGATATGGTGGGCGGTCTTGTCGCGTCTTCCGTGTCCATTGCGGTGACCAACGTGCTGGAAGAGAACAACGGCCTGGGTATCGTTTCCGGCTCGGCGGCTTCTAGTATTACCAACGAACACTGCACCCCAAACCATATTCACTGGGTGTACGACACCTATCCGCTCGCTAACGGTACCGCTAAAGCAGTCGTAGATCAGGGCGGCGATAGCTGGTTTATGCTGACCGCGGACTATGCTTTCGGCCACGCCCTGGAAGCCGATGTAACCAGCGTTGTCGAAGCTAATGGTGGTGAAATTGTGGGCGGCGTTCGTCATCCATTCCCGACTAACGACTTCTCGTCGTACATTCTCCAGGCGCAAGGTTCCGGCGCGAAAATTGTAGGCTTGGCGAATGCCGGTGCCGACACCGTTAACGCGATCACCACGGCCAGCCAGTTTGGCTTGACTCAATCCGGCCAGCAGCTAGCAGGTCTGTTGATTTTCTTGAATGACGTGCACGCCCTTGGTCTGGAAGCCACCCAGAACCTGCTGCTAACTACCGGTTGGTACTGGGATATGGATGAGCAGTCCCGCGAATGGGCGCAGCGCTACTTTGATGAAGTTGGCCGCATGCCGACCATGGTTCAAGCGGGCATTTACTCCAGCACCATGCACTACCTGAAAGCCGTTGAAGCCGCTGGCACCGACGACCCGGAAACGGTGCGCGCGCAAATGGCCGAGATGCCTATTGAAGACTTCTTTGCCCGCAACGGCTCCATTCGTGAAGATGGCCGCATGATCCACGATATGTACCTCGCCCAGGTGAAAACGCCGGATGAGTCCACCGGCGAGTGGGATCTTTACGAAATCCTCAGCACCATTCCCGCCGAAGAAGCCTACCGCCCGCTATCTGAAAGCCAGTGCAAATTGGTGCAAAACTGA
- a CDS encoding glutathione S-transferase family protein has product MITLWGRNNSTNVKKVRWALEELELPFEQIQAGLQHGVNNTPDYLAMNPNGLVPLLKDDATDSLLWESNAIIRYLAAQYGQSKLWIEEPAKRAQMEKWMEWANSTLTPNHRKILMGFVRTPPEKRDNAAIEAAVKESEALFAIMDNALADQAWFSGEAFGLADIALAPFVYNMLNSGLTWQTHSNLERWYQQLTEIPSFQKVVMIPVT; this is encoded by the coding sequence ATGATTACGCTTTGGGGCCGCAACAACTCCACCAACGTCAAAAAAGTGCGCTGGGCGCTAGAAGAGCTGGAACTGCCTTTTGAGCAAATCCAGGCCGGTCTTCAGCACGGGGTTAACAACACTCCGGACTACCTGGCCATGAACCCCAATGGCCTGGTGCCGCTACTTAAAGACGATGCCACTGATAGTCTATTGTGGGAGTCCAACGCCATTATTCGCTACTTGGCCGCCCAGTATGGCCAGAGCAAACTATGGATTGAAGAACCCGCCAAGCGCGCGCAAATGGAAAAGTGGATGGAGTGGGCCAACAGTACACTGACACCAAATCATCGCAAAATATTGATGGGGTTTGTCAGAACACCGCCCGAAAAGCGCGATAACGCCGCCATCGAAGCAGCGGTTAAAGAGAGCGAAGCACTCTTTGCAATAATGGATAACGCGCTGGCAGATCAGGCCTGGTTTTCCGGCGAGGCCTTTGGGCTGGCCGACATCGCCCTCGCGCCTTTCGTTTACAACATGCTCAACAGCGGCCTAACCTGGCAAACCCATTCCAACCTGGAACGCTGGTACCAACAGCTTACCGAAATACCCAGCTTCCAAAAGGTCGTGATGATCCCGGTGACTTAA
- a CDS encoding branched-chain amino acid ABC transporter permease produces the protein MTESQTIASPSAVLERQKRAKFRRTMFYLALIVVGLIAPFLAYPVFLMKVLCFALFACAFNLLLGYAGLLSFGHAAFLATGGYVTGYLLASYPGLTPELGIIAGTLLATLLGVLFGVLSIRRQGIYFAMVTLAIAQLVYFMFVQSPFTGGEDGLHGVPRGELFGFISLSSNLAMYYFVFAIFIFGFALIQRTVHSPFGQVLKAIRENEPRAVSLGYNADAYKLVAFVISAGLAGLAGSTKTVVFQLASLTDAHWHMSGEVILMTLLGGVGTLLGPLMGAGIVVSLQHILAQSPLGNWVSVILGIIFVVCVISFRSGIVGELDKMYRKNFK, from the coding sequence ATGACGGAATCTCAAACAATCGCGTCACCATCCGCGGTACTGGAACGCCAGAAGCGGGCGAAGTTTCGCCGCACCATGTTCTATCTGGCGCTGATTGTAGTGGGGCTGATAGCGCCGTTTTTAGCCTACCCCGTATTCCTAATGAAAGTGCTCTGTTTTGCGCTGTTTGCCTGTGCGTTTAACCTACTGCTTGGCTATGCGGGTCTGTTGTCTTTCGGCCATGCGGCATTCTTGGCCACCGGTGGCTACGTCACCGGCTACCTGTTGGCAAGCTACCCAGGATTAACCCCGGAGCTGGGCATTATCGCCGGTACTTTGCTAGCAACCCTGCTAGGGGTGCTGTTTGGGGTGCTTTCCATTCGTCGGCAGGGCATCTATTTTGCCATGGTGACGCTGGCGATCGCCCAACTGGTCTACTTCATGTTTGTGCAGTCGCCGTTTACCGGCGGTGAAGATGGCTTGCATGGCGTGCCCCGCGGCGAGCTGTTTGGTTTTATCAGCCTCAGTAGCAACCTAGCGATGTACTACTTCGTGTTCGCGATTTTTATCTTTGGCTTCGCGCTTATCCAGCGCACGGTGCACTCGCCGTTTGGCCAAGTGCTAAAAGCGATTCGTGAAAACGAGCCCCGCGCGGTATCGCTGGGCTACAACGCCGATGCTTACAAACTTGTGGCGTTTGTCATCTCTGCAGGTTTAGCAGGCTTGGCAGGTTCGACCAAGACAGTGGTCTTCCAGCTGGCCTCGCTGACCGATGCGCATTGGCACATGTCGGGTGAGGTGATTTTGATGACCCTGCTGGGCGGCGTGGGCACCTTACTGGGTCCTTTAATGGGCGCAGGTATTGTCGTCAGCCTGCAGCACATCCTGGCGCAGTCGCCGCTGGGGAATTGGGTAAGCGTTATCCTTGGCATCATTTTTGTGGTCTGTGTAATCAGTTTCCGTAGCGGCATAGTCGGTGAGCTGGACAAGATGTATCGCAAAAACTTTAAGTAA
- a CDS encoding ketopantoate reductase family protein: MASHWILGPGAIGRLLAHSLSPLAATTLIGRRALPERQALTTPEGELRAQFLNILTVAQLASETHEPPAFLHITTKAMAAEAALEGIANAIPSSTPLVLWQNGFLAQPRITQTWPGPVLCATTTDGAYLSGDDSVVHAGRGHTFVGDLNNQHDELAEALAQTLTQAGLAATQVADIRQRLWQKLAVNAAINPLVALHGVRNGELRGEAYAGRVIAVVKEVAAIMLAEGITPPNIGQGEEAWLALVWQVVENTANNKASMLQDVEARRPTERGAILGPLIESAQRHGLACEELRGLDDELATLEESFNR; encoded by the coding sequence ATGGCTTCCCATTGGATACTCGGCCCTGGTGCCATTGGCCGCCTATTGGCCCATTCGCTCTCACCCCTAGCAGCCACCACGCTAATAGGTCGCCGAGCGCTACCAGAGCGGCAAGCACTCACCACGCCCGAAGGTGAACTGCGGGCGCAGTTTCTTAATATACTTACAGTTGCCCAACTGGCTTCTGAAACGCATGAGCCCCCTGCCTTTTTGCATATCACCACTAAAGCAATGGCCGCTGAGGCGGCGCTTGAAGGTATTGCTAACGCGATTCCCTCCTCTACTCCGCTGGTGCTGTGGCAAAACGGTTTTTTGGCGCAGCCGCGTATTACCCAGACGTGGCCAGGGCCGGTGTTATGCGCAACAACGACTGATGGGGCTTACCTAAGCGGTGATGATAGCGTGGTACATGCCGGGCGCGGACATACCTTTGTCGGCGATTTGAATAACCAGCACGACGAGTTGGCAGAAGCACTGGCGCAGACATTAACCCAAGCTGGGCTTGCCGCCACCCAGGTGGCTGATATTCGCCAACGCCTGTGGCAAAAGCTGGCGGTGAACGCGGCGATTAACCCACTGGTGGCGTTACATGGCGTTCGTAATGGTGAGCTACGCGGTGAAGCTTATGCGGGGCGTGTGATAGCCGTGGTAAAGGAAGTTGCAGCGATTATGCTTGCCGAGGGTATTACGCCACCCAACATCGGTCAGGGAGAAGAAGCATGGCTGGCGTTGGTTTGGCAAGTAGTGGAGAACACCGCGAACAACAAGGCCTCGATGTTGCAGGACGTGGAGGCCAGACGCCCCACCGAGCGCGGGGCGATTTTAGGGCCATTGATTGAGAGCGCCCAGCGCCACGGGTTAGCGTGCGAGGAGCTGCGGGGGCTGGATGATGAGCTAGCGACGTTGGAAGAGAGTTTTAACCGTTAA
- a CDS encoding LysE family translocator, with product MSIEIWFAFALASVALLAIPGPTILTVVSYSIAQGRRANIPLVAAVALGDSTALLFSLLGLGAVLATSAFWFTVIKWIGGLYLLYMGIKLLRAGISSVQPVTPAVSGSRWKLFTNTYLVTALNPKGIIFFVAFLPQFVSPNADAGQQLWILAVTFVALATLNATLYAVFASSVRKMLTSRRAQRRFNLVGGTLLSSAGVWALLAKRPV from the coding sequence ATGTCTATTGAAATCTGGTTTGCCTTTGCTCTCGCATCCGTGGCCTTGCTCGCGATTCCTGGGCCGACGATATTAACCGTGGTCAGCTACTCCATTGCCCAGGGTAGGCGCGCCAATATTCCGCTTGTCGCTGCGGTGGCCTTGGGTGATTCAACGGCTCTGCTTTTTTCATTACTTGGCCTGGGGGCGGTGTTAGCTACCTCGGCCTTTTGGTTCACGGTTATCAAATGGATAGGCGGTTTATACCTGCTCTATATGGGCATAAAGCTGTTGCGTGCTGGCATATCGTCGGTGCAGCCGGTCACACCGGCCGTATCAGGTTCTCGCTGGAAGCTCTTCACCAATACCTACCTCGTTACAGCGCTCAACCCGAAGGGCATTATCTTCTTCGTCGCTTTTTTACCGCAATTCGTCAGCCCGAACGCCGATGCAGGGCAGCAGCTGTGGATTCTTGCCGTCACGTTCGTGGCCTTGGCAACGCTGAATGCCACTCTCTACGCCGTGTTCGCGTCATCGGTGCGCAAGATGCTTACATCGCGGCGTGCCCAGCGACGCTTTAACTTGGTTGGCGGGACGTTACTCTCTTCAGCGGGTGTCTGGGCACTACTGGCTAAGCGGCCCGTGTAA
- a CDS encoding enoyl-CoA hydratase/isomerase family protein yields the protein MSSVLFTEHPTQDGHVIAEVKLNAERSLNALTLEMCEEMLPRLRAWATDERVVAVVLDSAGEKAFCAGGDVVNLYKTITGEGDPSFPERFFETEYRLDFLLHTYPKPVICWGNGIVMGGGMGLLSASSHRVVTETSRLAMPEVTIGLYPDVGASWFLNRLPNGAGRFLAMTGCQINAPDAVHLGLADRCIASHHRDALLQQLTDAHWGAGDNTDANGVVNRIMRELEQTSQPVFAELEAPVYQHSPLIRELMDHDSVEQIVAAITAVKSDNKWFSKAQKTLAHGSPVSVKLIDEQLKRAKHMSLAEVFQSEMALSVQCCRHREFPEGVRALLVDKDGQPAWTYPDVASVEESFINELLSSPWSQNPLSDLR from the coding sequence ATGAGCAGCGTACTGTTTACAGAACACCCCACCCAAGATGGCCACGTTATTGCCGAGGTTAAGCTCAATGCCGAGCGCTCGCTCAACGCCTTGACGCTTGAAATGTGTGAAGAGATGTTGCCCCGCTTGCGCGCTTGGGCCACCGACGAGCGGGTGGTGGCGGTTGTGCTGGATAGCGCAGGCGAAAAAGCCTTTTGTGCCGGTGGCGACGTGGTGAATCTGTATAAAACGATTACCGGCGAGGGCGACCCCAGCTTTCCGGAGCGCTTTTTCGAAACCGAGTATCGGCTCGATTTCCTCTTGCACACCTACCCCAAGCCGGTGATCTGCTGGGGCAATGGCATTGTGATGGGCGGCGGCATGGGGCTGTTAAGCGCCAGCAGCCACCGCGTTGTGACCGAAACTTCGCGGCTGGCAATGCCCGAAGTCACTATCGGCCTCTACCCAGATGTGGGCGCCAGCTGGTTTTTGAACCGCCTGCCCAACGGCGCGGGGCGCTTTTTAGCCATGACCGGCTGCCAGATCAATGCGCCAGATGCCGTACACCTTGGCCTGGCTGACCGCTGTATCGCCAGCCACCACCGTGATGCCCTGTTGCAGCAGCTGACTGACGCACACTGGGGCGCCGGTGATAACACCGATGCCAACGGTGTGGTTAATCGCATCATGCGTGAGCTTGAGCAAACTTCGCAGCCTGTATTCGCCGAGTTGGAAGCGCCCGTTTACCAGCACTCACCATTGATTCGTGAGTTGATGGATCACGACAGCGTGGAGCAGATTGTCGCCGCTATTACGGCGGTAAAAAGCGACAATAAGTGGTTTAGCAAAGCGCAGAAAACGCTCGCCCACGGCAGCCCGGTGTCGGTCAAATTGATCGATGAGCAGCTAAAGCGCGCTAAACATATGTCGCTGGCGGAAGTGTTCCAGTCCGAAATGGCGCTGTCAGTACAGTGCTGCCGCCACCGCGAGTTTCCCGAAGGCGTACGTGCGCTGTTGGTTGATAAAGATGGTCAGCCAGCGTGGACTTACCCGGATGTGGCCTCGGTGGAAGAGAGTTTTATCAACGAACTGTTGTCCTCTCCCTGGTCGCAAAATCCTCTCTCGGATCTGCGCTAA
- a CDS encoding branched-chain amino acid ABC transporter permease: MMMIFGVPMAVFMGQLTLGLVNGAFYALLSLGLAVIFGLLKIVNFAHGAQYMLGAFAALLGFRYLGINYWLALFLVPLVVGGFGVLLERFLLRRIAHLDHLYGLLLTFGLALIFEGTLVNFFGVSGARYATPEIFQGGLNLGFMFLPTYRAWVLVAALAMCLFTWFMIERTRLGAYLRAGTENSQLMQAFGVNVPLLITLTYGFGVGLAAFAGVLAAPLYPVSPTMGSSLLIVVFAVVVIGGMGSILGAIITGLGMGIIEGLTKVYYPEAANTVIFLVMILVLMLRPVGLFGKEA; encoded by the coding sequence ATGATGATGATATTCGGCGTGCCAATGGCCGTCTTCATGGGCCAGCTAACGCTGGGTCTTGTGAATGGCGCCTTTTACGCACTGCTTAGCCTGGGCCTGGCGGTCATCTTCGGTCTGTTGAAGATCGTCAACTTTGCCCATGGGGCGCAATACATGCTGGGAGCCTTCGCCGCGCTGTTAGGCTTTCGTTATTTGGGTATTAATTACTGGCTGGCGCTGTTTTTAGTGCCGCTAGTCGTCGGTGGTTTTGGTGTGCTGCTGGAGCGCTTCTTGCTGCGCCGTATTGCCCATTTAGACCACCTCTACGGGCTGTTGTTAACCTTTGGTTTAGCGCTGATTTTTGAGGGCACGCTGGTCAACTTCTTCGGTGTTTCAGGGGCGCGCTACGCTACGCCGGAAATTTTTCAGGGAGGTTTGAACCTGGGCTTTATGTTCCTACCCACTTACCGCGCCTGGGTGCTGGTGGCGGCGCTGGCGATGTGCCTGTTTACCTGGTTTATGATCGAGCGTACGCGGTTGGGGGCTTACCTGCGCGCGGGTACTGAAAACTCGCAGCTGATGCAGGCGTTTGGCGTTAATGTGCCGCTGCTGATAACGCTCACCTATGGGTTTGGGGTGGGTCTGGCAGCCTTTGCCGGTGTGTTGGCAGCGCCGCTCTATCCGGTATCGCCGACCATGGGTTCAAGCTTGCTGATCGTGGTGTTTGCAGTGGTAGTGATTGGCGGTATGGGCTCGATTCTAGGCGCTATTATTACCGGTCTCGGTATGGGCATTATCGAAGGGCTGACCAAGGTCTACTATCCGGAAGCCGCTAATACAGTGATCTTTCTTGTCATGATCCTCGTGCTCATGTTGCGCCCCGTTGGGCTGTTCGGTAAGGAGGCATAA